The following proteins are co-located in the Acinetobacter shaoyimingii genome:
- a CDS encoding co-chaperone GroES, with protein sequence MSNIRPLHDRVVIRRVEEETKTAGGILLPGSAAEKPAQGEIIAVGNGQITDNGVRALDVKVGDKVLFGTYAGTTVKVNGEELLIMKESDILAVLEG encoded by the coding sequence ATGAGCAATATTCGTCCGTTACATGATCGTGTTGTGATTCGCCGTGTTGAAGAAGAAACTAAAACAGCTGGTGGTATTTTACTTCCAGGTTCTGCTGCAGAGAAACCAGCTCAAGGTGAAATCATTGCTGTAGGTAATGGCCAAATTACTGACAATGGTGTTCGTGCTTTAGATGTTAAAGTGGGTGATAAAGTGTTATTTGGTACTTATGCCGGCACTACCGTTAAAGTTAACGGTGAAGAACTTCTTATTATGAAAGAGTCTGACATTTTAGCTGTGTTAGAAGGCTAA
- the groL gene encoding chaperonin GroEL (60 kDa chaperone family; promotes refolding of misfolded polypeptides especially under stressful conditions; forms two stacked rings of heptamers to form a barrel-shaped 14mer; ends can be capped by GroES; misfolded proteins enter the barrel where they are refolded when GroES binds) — translation MSAKDVKFGDSARSKMIAGVNVLADAVKVTLGPKGRNVVIDRSFGSPHITKDGVTVAKEISLKDKFENMGAQLVREVSSKTNDIAGDGTTTATVLAQAILNEGIKSVTAGMNPMDLKRGIDLAVKAVVENIKATAKPASDTKAIEQVGSISANSDATVGKLIAQAMEKVGKEGVITVEEGSGFEDSLDVVEGMQFDRGYISPYFANKQDTLTAELENPFILLVDKKISNIRELITVLEAVAKTGKPLLIIAEDVEGEALATLVVNNMRGIIKVCAVKAPGFGDRRKAMLQDIAILTGGTVISEEIGMSLEQTTLEHLGTAHKVTVSKENTVLVDGAGNAEQIADRVQQIRAQIEESTSEYDKEKLQERVAKLAGGVAVIKIGAATEVEMKEKKDRVDDALHATRAAVEEGVVAGGGVALVRSAKALDGLVGANDDQNVGINILRRAIEAPLRQIVSNAGDEPSVVINAVKNGEGNFGYNAATGEYGDMLEMGILDPAKVTRSALEHAASVAALMLTTECMITDIPEDKPAMPDMGGMGGMGGMM, via the coding sequence ATGTCAGCTAAAGACGTAAAATTTGGTGATTCAGCGCGTTCAAAAATGATCGCTGGTGTAAACGTACTTGCAGATGCAGTCAAAGTGACTTTAGGTCCTAAAGGTCGTAATGTTGTGATCGACCGTTCTTTTGGTTCACCGCACATCACTAAAGATGGTGTAACTGTTGCAAAAGAAATTTCATTAAAAGACAAGTTTGAAAACATGGGCGCTCAACTTGTACGTGAAGTGTCTTCAAAAACAAATGACATCGCAGGTGACGGTACAACAACTGCAACTGTATTGGCTCAAGCAATTTTAAATGAAGGTATCAAATCAGTGACTGCGGGTATGAACCCAATGGACTTGAAACGTGGTATCGACCTTGCAGTTAAAGCGGTTGTAGAAAATATTAAAGCAACTGCAAAACCAGCTTCAGATACAAAAGCAATTGAACAAGTAGGTTCTATTTCTGCAAACTCTGATGCGACTGTGGGTAAACTGATTGCTCAAGCAATGGAAAAAGTGGGTAAAGAAGGTGTTATCACTGTAGAAGAAGGTTCTGGCTTCGAAGACTCGCTTGATGTTGTAGAAGGTATGCAATTTGACCGTGGTTATATCAGCCCGTACTTCGCAAACAAACAAGATACTTTAACTGCAGAACTTGAAAACCCATTCATTCTTCTTGTAGACAAAAAAATCAGCAATATTCGTGAGTTGATCACAGTATTAGAAGCAGTTGCTAAAACAGGTAAACCACTGTTAATCATCGCTGAAGATGTTGAAGGCGAAGCGTTAGCGACACTTGTTGTCAACAATATGCGCGGTATTATTAAAGTATGTGCTGTAAAAGCACCTGGTTTTGGTGACCGTCGTAAAGCAATGCTTCAAGACATCGCGATCTTGACAGGTGGTACTGTGATTTCTGAAGAAATTGGCATGTCACTTGAGCAAACAACATTAGAACACTTAGGTACTGCACATAAAGTGACAGTGTCTAAAGAAAACACTGTTCTTGTTGATGGTGCTGGTAATGCTGAACAAATTGCTGATCGTGTTCAACAAATCCGTGCGCAAATCGAAGAATCAACTTCTGAATACGACAAAGAAAAACTTCAAGAACGTGTTGCAAAGTTAGCAGGCGGTGTCGCAGTGATCAAAATTGGTGCTGCAACTGAAGTTGAAATGAAAGAGAAGAAAGACCGTGTAGATGATGCGCTTCATGCGACTCGTGCTGCGGTAGAAGAAGGTGTAGTTGCTGGTGGTGGTGTTGCACTCGTACGTTCTGCTAAAGCACTTGATGGTTTAGTTGGTGCGAACGATGATCAAAATGTGGGTATCAACATTTTACGCCGTGCAATTGAAGCGCCACTTCGTCAAATCGTTTCAAACGCAGGTGATGAGCCTTCGGTTGTCATTAATGCTGTAAAAAATGGCGAAGGTAACTTTGGTTATAACGCTGCTACTGGTGAATATGGCGATATGTTAGAAATGGGTATTCTTGACCCAGCTAAAGTAACGCGTTCAGCACTTGAACACGCTGCATCAGTGGCTGCATTGATGTTGACCACAGAATGCATGATCACAGATATCCCTGAAGATAAACCTGCTATGCCAGATATGGGCGGCATGGGTGGTATGGGCGGTATGATGTAA
- a CDS encoding glycerophosphodiester phosphodiesterase — translation MYKKIIFSLGLVSVLSACHSDDSKNNAQHVPTPPDNTYVEPKIIIVGHRGASALRPEHTLASYEKAIADGADFIEPDLVSTKDGVLIARHENEIGGTTNVSTLANFSNRKATKTIDGQNYTGWFSEDFTYNELQQNVKARERIPELRPDNTQYNDQYSIPTLDQIIELADQHYQKTGKIIGLYIETKHPTYFKKLGLSMEDQLLHTLAKYKYTREIAPIYLQSFEVSNLKYLKQKLAQNPSLKHTKLIQLLDSPIMRPADLVESGNKQTYLDLALPTGLKQIATYADGVGPSKTYIFSNTDQNSTTSFIQDAHAVGLKVHPYTLRPENNFLPSYLRCSQSLAERCIKGAEQEYTRFFKAGVDGLFTDDPQLGREALIKFQKTP, via the coding sequence ATGTATAAAAAAATCATCTTTAGCTTAGGTTTGGTGAGCGTATTGAGTGCATGTCATAGTGATGATTCAAAAAATAATGCTCAGCATGTTCCTACACCACCTGATAATACATATGTTGAACCAAAGATAATCATTGTCGGGCATCGCGGTGCGAGTGCGCTTCGACCTGAGCATACCTTGGCTTCTTATGAAAAAGCCATTGCAGATGGTGCTGATTTTATTGAGCCTGATTTGGTGTCGACCAAAGATGGGGTACTTATTGCACGTCATGAAAATGAAATTGGCGGAACCACCAATGTCAGTACCTTAGCCAACTTTAGCAATCGTAAAGCGACAAAGACGATTGATGGGCAAAACTATACTGGATGGTTTAGCGAAGACTTTACTTATAATGAACTACAACAAAATGTTAAAGCGCGAGAACGCATTCCAGAGCTACGTCCAGATAATACTCAATATAATGATCAATACTCCATTCCAACCTTAGATCAAATCATTGAATTGGCGGATCAGCATTATCAAAAAACCGGCAAAATTATTGGCTTATATATAGAAACCAAGCACCCAACTTACTTCAAAAAACTGGGATTATCTATGGAAGATCAACTTCTACACACTTTGGCCAAGTACAAATACACACGCGAAATTGCGCCTATTTATTTACAATCATTTGAAGTCAGTAATTTAAAGTATCTCAAGCAAAAGTTAGCTCAAAACCCATCCTTAAAGCACACCAAACTGATTCAGCTACTGGATAGTCCAATCATGCGTCCAGCTGATTTGGTAGAAAGTGGCAATAAACAAACCTATTTGGATCTTGCCCTTCCGACTGGACTCAAACAAATTGCTACTTATGCAGATGGAGTCGGACCAAGTAAAACATATATCTTTTCGAATACAGATCAAAACTCCACAACCAGTTTTATTCAAGATGCTCATGCTGTAGGTCTAAAAGTTCACCCCTACACACTAAGACCAGAAAATAATTTTTTACCGAGTTATTTACGCTGTAGCCAGAGTTTAGCTGAACGATGTATCAAAGGCGCAGAGCAAGAATACACAAGGTTCTTTAAAGCGGGTGTCGATGGTTTATTTACTGATGATCCTCAATTGGGTCGTGAAGCCTTAATAAAATTTCAAAAAACACCTTAA
- a CDS encoding multidrug efflux RND transporter permease subunit yields the protein MLSKFFIERPIFAGVLAIFVMALGLFALNNLPVERYPDIAPPRITISATYSGADAETVEQSVTQVLEQQIKGLDHLLYFSSNSDSTGRSRISISFENGTDPDTAQVQVQNSINSVISRLPEDVQRQGVNVLKSLGDTHMVIGLYDETRKSSNIELSDYLLTHLESEIARVDGVGELDVFGSQFAMRIWLDPNKLRQFRLMPSDVQRAVEAQNTQVAAGGVGELPTVSEQYLNAKVTAGTRLKTVDDFNHIILKSTQAGEYVYLKDVARVEMGAENYQSYNTINGYPSSGMAVSLASGANAVQTSKRIYETIEQFSKQLPEGYKLVYPNDNTPFVEESIHEVVKTLFEAIVLVIIVMFLFLQNWRATLIPTITVPVVLLGTMAILYVLGMSVNTLTLFALVLAIGLLVDDAIVVVENVERLMHEQHLTAKQASIESMHEISGALVGITLVLTAVFIPMAFFSGSTGVIYRQFSITLVTAMSISLIVALILTPALCAIILKPTEKPYRWATRFNQFLDRIKHRYLKISHLTIRNRIVSLICALGLIVVFALFYRSLPTSFLPSEDQGTLSVQVTLQDSAPMAKTREVGEEIRAYFLDQEKANVDLVMLRYGRNRAGTGQHLAQGFIKLKLWDQRTGKENSAEAIRERALKHFRNHQNARINLNMPPVVNGLGDTNGINLWLRDIEGNGRKVLNEQFKQMQEDAKQFQSFENLNKKAAPDKAKFDVKIDQKAAMASNLAIADINSTLSAALGGKYINDFIDRGRIKRVMMQSDAAFRAKPEDLNFWSVRNSNGEMVPFSNFSQTTWTGGPEIVNRFNGYTAIELEAEKGANSTTGQAMQDLVKIVDSVKGADLAWSGMSYEERQSSNQSLLLYLVSIGFIFLCLAALYESWSIPTAVMTAIPLGIGGNIIFSYFAGFPNDIYFQIALLTTIGLSCKNAILIVEFAYLAEQKGSDVVAAAIEGASLRLRPILMTSLAFGAGVIPLIFAFGAGAASRQEIGISVFGGVIFATVLVLIFIPFMYVLVRSIFSSAKP from the coding sequence ATGCTATCTAAGTTTTTTATTGAACGTCCGATTTTTGCTGGTGTTTTGGCTATCTTTGTCATGGCCTTGGGTTTATTTGCCCTGAACAATTTGCCTGTTGAGCGTTATCCAGATATTGCGCCACCTCGTATTACCATTAGTGCAACCTATTCGGGTGCAGATGCCGAAACGGTTGAGCAAAGCGTAACGCAGGTTTTAGAACAGCAAATTAAAGGTTTAGATCATCTTTTATATTTTAGTTCCAATAGTGACTCGACAGGACGAAGTCGTATCAGCATCAGTTTTGAAAATGGAACAGATCCAGATACCGCCCAGGTCCAAGTTCAAAACTCCATCAATAGTGTGATCAGTCGTTTACCTGAAGATGTACAACGCCAAGGGGTTAATGTCCTGAAGTCATTGGGCGATACACATATGGTGATTGGGTTGTATGATGAGACCCGTAAAAGTAGCAATATTGAACTCTCTGATTATTTACTGACGCATTTAGAATCTGAAATTGCACGTGTTGATGGTGTGGGTGAGTTAGATGTATTTGGTTCGCAGTTTGCAATGCGTATCTGGCTCGACCCAAATAAACTTCGACAATTCCGTTTAATGCCAAGTGATGTTCAACGTGCGGTTGAAGCACAAAATACTCAAGTGGCGGCAGGTGGGGTTGGTGAGTTACCAACAGTATCTGAACAATACTTAAATGCGAAGGTGACCGCAGGTACACGTTTAAAAACAGTCGATGATTTTAACCATATTATTTTGAAATCCACCCAAGCGGGTGAATACGTTTATTTAAAAGATGTCGCTCGCGTTGAAATGGGGGCAGAGAATTACCAATCTTATAACACCATTAATGGTTATCCATCTTCTGGGATGGCGGTGTCTTTGGCATCTGGCGCCAATGCTGTTCAGACTTCTAAACGTATCTATGAAACCATTGAACAGTTTTCTAAACAATTACCGGAAGGGTACAAGCTGGTTTATCCAAATGACAATACACCTTTTGTTGAGGAGTCGATTCATGAGGTTGTAAAGACCTTATTTGAAGCGATTGTACTCGTGATTATCGTCATGTTTTTGTTTTTGCAAAACTGGCGAGCGACCTTGATTCCAACTATCACTGTTCCAGTGGTGTTGTTGGGCACAATGGCAATACTTTATGTGCTGGGAATGAGTGTCAATACCCTGACTTTATTTGCCTTAGTCCTCGCCATAGGTTTGTTGGTGGATGATGCAATCGTTGTGGTGGAAAATGTTGAACGCCTCATGCATGAACAGCATTTGACTGCCAAGCAAGCGTCCATTGAATCGATGCATGAAATTAGTGGTGCATTGGTGGGAATTACTTTAGTGCTCACGGCTGTATTTATTCCAATGGCATTTTTCAGTGGTTCTACAGGGGTGATCTATCGTCAATTTTCCATCACCTTAGTCACGGCTATGTCCATTTCATTGATCGTGGCTTTGATACTGACGCCAGCTTTATGTGCCATCATCTTAAAACCCACTGAAAAGCCCTATCGCTGGGCGACACGGTTCAATCAATTTTTGGATCGCATTAAACATAGATATTTAAAAATTTCTCATTTGACCATTCGAAATCGAATCGTAAGTTTGATTTGTGCATTGGGCTTAATCGTGGTTTTTGCATTGTTTTATCGAAGTTTGCCGACCAGTTTTTTACCAAGCGAAGATCAAGGGACTTTAAGTGTACAAGTCACTTTACAAGACAGTGCGCCAATGGCGAAAACCCGTGAAGTGGGTGAAGAAATTCGTGCCTATTTTTTAGATCAAGAAAAAGCCAATGTTGATTTAGTCATGTTGCGTTATGGACGTAACCGAGCAGGGACGGGGCAACATTTAGCACAAGGCTTTATTAAATTAAAACTGTGGGATCAACGCACGGGTAAAGAAAACAGTGCAGAAGCGATTCGTGAACGGGCTCTGAAACATTTTCGAAATCATCAAAATGCTCGAATTAACTTGAATATGCCGCCTGTCGTGAATGGTCTAGGTGATACCAATGGCATTAATCTTTGGTTACGTGATATTGAAGGCAATGGCCGTAAAGTTTTGAATGAACAATTTAAACAGATGCAAGAAGATGCGAAGCAGTTTCAATCATTTGAAAATTTAAATAAAAAAGCGGCTCCAGATAAAGCCAAATTCGATGTGAAGATAGACCAAAAAGCAGCAATGGCATCGAACTTGGCGATTGCTGATATTAACAGTACGCTTTCAGCTGCGCTTGGCGGTAAATACATCAATGACTTTATTGATCGAGGTCGAATTAAGCGTGTCATGATGCAAAGTGATGCTGCTTTTCGAGCGAAGCCTGAAGATTTAAATTTCTGGTCCGTTCGTAATAGTAATGGTGAGATGGTTCCTTTCAGCAATTTCTCGCAAACCACTTGGACTGGTGGTCCTGAAATTGTCAATCGCTTCAATGGCTATACAGCCATCGAGCTAGAGGCAGAAAAAGGTGCAAATTCGACGACCGGTCAAGCCATGCAAGATCTGGTTAAAATAGTCGATTCTGTTAAAGGAGCTGATTTGGCATGGAGTGGTATGTCATATGAAGAACGCCAATCTAGCAATCAGTCATTGTTACTGTATTTGGTTTCAATCGGGTTTATTTTCCTCTGTTTGGCTGCATTATATGAAAGTTGGTCTATTCCTACAGCGGTCATGACTGCAATTCCTCTAGGAATTGGCGGAAATATTATCTTCAGTTATTTTGCTGGATTTCCAAATGATATTTACTTCCAAATTGCGCTCCTCACCACGATTGGTTTGTCTTGTAAAAATGCAATTTTAATTGTGGAATTTGCTTATTTGGCTGAGCAAAAGGGCAGTGATGTGGTTGCAGCTGCGATCGAAGGTGCGAGCTTACGCTTACGTCCAATTTTGATGACATCATTGGCCTTTGGTGCAGGAGTGATTCCATTGATCTTTGCTTTTGGTGCAGGAGCAGCGAGTCGACAAGAAATCGGTATCAGTGTTTTTGGTGGTGTGATTTTTGCCACGGTACTGGTTCTGATCTTTATTCCGTTTATGTATGTGTTGGTCAGGAGTATATTTTCCTCAGCCAAACCGTGA
- a CDS encoding diacylglycerol kinase — MNQYSEFKGKTGIKRIFNATGYSIAGFKAAFQNEAAFRQIILINIILIPLTFFLNITAVEQAVMIAVCLLAIIVELFNSAIEAVVDRISLEHHQLSKNAKDMGSAAQFVALAIITATWLIILFR, encoded by the coding sequence ATGAATCAATATTCTGAATTTAAAGGTAAAACTGGAATTAAACGCATTTTCAATGCAACGGGGTATTCAATTGCTGGATTCAAAGCTGCATTCCAAAATGAGGCTGCTTTTCGTCAGATTATTTTAATTAATATTATTTTAATTCCCTTAACATTCTTCCTAAATATCACTGCAGTTGAACAAGCGGTGATGATCGCCGTGTGTTTGTTGGCAATTATTGTAGAACTTTTTAATTCTGCTATCGAAGCTGTTGTCGATCGTATTTCTTTAGAACACCATCAACTTTCTAAAAATGCCAAAGATATGGGCAGTGCGGCTCAATTTGTTGCTTTAGCGATTATTACCGCGACGTGGTTAATTATTTTATTTCGTTAA
- the mgtE gene encoding magnesium transporter — translation MLKKDDITAHNNFENIRVALEQQDVEKVLQITQHIKPADIAMLSHHMTPQQQIEFFSVLPNAAYVFEHLDLVEQVRLALQFQADDLVALISNMHSDKRIDVFKALPLQLQNYIFSQLDADKKAQIQALIVYREESAGSIMSSDYVTLSAQLTMQEAIVQLRRVAADRETLYLIYITNQAHQLQGVISLRQIIQSPPEQLIKEVMTTDLVVGLVDEDQESIATKLSHYDFIALPIVDHEQHLVGIVTYDDAMDIFQEEFTEDILKGSAVESTTKLSLKTAPIFTLYRQRVFWLVILVFGSLLSGIGISHFEETIAANLVLVFFLPLLVGSGGNAGSQSSTLMVRAIATGDVHIKDWFSLLGRESLVALCLGATMAFAVSILGYIRGDHMVALVLAISMMGIVLVGCLIGMSLPFILNKLGLDPASASAPLVTSICDATGVIIYLFIASQLLVNIV, via the coding sequence ATGTTAAAAAAAGACGACATAACAGCGCATAACAACTTTGAAAATATAAGGGTTGCTTTAGAACAACAGGATGTCGAAAAAGTTTTGCAGATTACACAGCATATCAAACCCGCTGATATTGCGATGTTGTCTCATCATATGACGCCTCAACAGCAGATCGAATTTTTTTCTGTTCTACCTAATGCAGCTTATGTCTTTGAGCATTTAGACCTCGTTGAACAAGTTCGCTTGGCCCTTCAGTTTCAAGCAGATGATTTGGTTGCGCTGATTTCAAATATGCATTCAGATAAGCGTATTGATGTTTTTAAAGCTTTACCATTACAACTGCAGAACTATATTTTTTCTCAATTAGATGCAGACAAAAAAGCGCAAATTCAGGCATTGATTGTCTACAGAGAAGAATCTGCTGGCTCCATCATGAGTTCGGATTATGTGACTTTATCCGCTCAGCTGACCATGCAAGAAGCCATTGTACAACTCAGACGTGTGGCAGCTGATCGAGAAACTTTGTATCTCATTTATATCACCAATCAGGCGCATCAACTGCAAGGTGTTATTTCATTACGTCAGATTATACAGTCACCCCCTGAACAATTGATTAAAGAAGTGATGACCACTGACTTGGTTGTGGGTTTGGTCGACGAAGATCAAGAAAGTATTGCCACCAAACTCAGTCATTATGATTTTATTGCATTACCCATTGTCGATCATGAGCAACACCTAGTGGGTATTGTGACTTATGATGATGCTATGGATATTTTCCAAGAAGAATTTACTGAAGATATTTTAAAAGGGAGTGCGGTTGAGTCGACCACGAAGCTAAGCTTAAAAACTGCACCTATTTTTACGCTTTATCGTCAGCGTGTTTTCTGGTTGGTGATATTGGTTTTTGGTAGTTTATTGTCTGGAATTGGTATTTCACATTTTGAAGAAACCATTGCTGCAAATTTAGTTTTGGTGTTCTTTTTACCTCTATTGGTAGGCAGTGGAGGTAATGCTGGTTCTCAGTCATCCACATTAATGGTACGTGCAATAGCCACAGGTGATGTACATATTAAAGATTGGTTTTCATTATTAGGACGTGAAAGCTTGGTGGCTTTATGTCTTGGTGCAACGATGGCATTTGCAGTTTCTATTTTAGGTTATATACGTGGTGATCACATGGTTGCCTTAGTATTAGCCATCAGCATGATGGGTATTGTATTGGTTGGGTGTCTGATTGGGATGAGTTTGCCTTTTATTTTAAATAAACTGGGACTCGATCCAGCCAGCGCATCTGCACCTTTAGTCACTTCAATATGTGATGCTACAGGCGTGATCATCTATTTATTTATTGCATCACAGCTATTGGTCAATATTGTTTGA
- a CDS encoding DUF4112 domain-containing protein: MTEKKLTQVEVVKLERDLAKFANMMDSVVRIPFTKQGVGADAALSTIPVAGDIAGFALTCYAVYKAKEIGVPQSKLNGVIKLAVMDAVVGFIPVAGTLFDIFIRPSRKALDLVHDHIREEYQIHNDDHVVHPFLHEKLEQKQQTSAFWRNPLVAWLWLHIPDLLGLIVLILIIAATWFGGMALWNWIQSLNH, translated from the coding sequence ATGACAGAAAAAAAATTAACACAAGTTGAAGTGGTTAAGCTGGAACGTGATTTAGCTAAATTTGCCAATATGATGGATTCAGTGGTTAGGATTCCATTTACTAAACAAGGCGTTGGTGCAGATGCCGCCTTAAGTACCATACCTGTTGCAGGAGATATAGCAGGCTTTGCTCTAACTTGTTATGCGGTATATAAAGCAAAAGAAATTGGAGTGCCTCAGTCTAAACTCAATGGGGTGATTAAGCTGGCGGTGATGGATGCCGTGGTCGGATTTATCCCTGTTGCGGGGACGTTATTTGATATTTTTATTCGGCCTAGTCGTAAAGCTCTAGATTTGGTTCATGATCATATTCGTGAAGAGTATCAAATTCATAATGATGATCATGTGGTACATCCATTTTTACATGAGAAATTGGAACAGAAGCAACAAACATCTGCCTTTTGGCGTAATCCACTGGTGGCTTGGTTGTGGTTACATATTCCTGATCTTTTAGGTTTAATTGTACTGATTTTGATTATTGCAGCCACTTGGTTTGGCGGAATGGCTTTGTGGAATTGGATACAAAGTTTAAATCACTGA
- a CDS encoding VOC family protein: MNPILQVDCIVANLPAIDLDQTHYFMPYWVLLVSINLQSKVWMILKQWSL; this comes from the coding sequence ATGAACCCCATACTGCAAGTGGATTGCATTGTTGCCAATCTTCCTGCGATTGATTTAGATCAAACTCACTATTTTATGCCTTACTGGGTTTTGCTTGTATCTATCAATCTACAATCTAAAGTTTGGATGATTCTAAAACAGTGGAGTCTGTAA